From the genome of Deltaproteobacteria bacterium:
GACCTCGGCTTCACTCTGATGCACGAACACATCATGGTCGCCGCGGCCGGTGTGTATCAGGACTATCCCGAGCTTCTCGGCTCGAATCTCATGGACCTCGCGGTCGAGGGTCTGATAAAGGCCAAAGAGGGTGGAGTTGACACAGTTGTTGATCTCACGACCCTGGACCTGGGCCGGAACATAGAGTTACTGGCTGAAGCTTCGCGCTGTTCGGGTGTCAACATCATTGCCTGTGCCGGGTGGTGGCTGGACGTCCCGCGTTTTTTTGCCGGTGTTTCCGCCGATCAGATGGCCGGGATGTTTATTCGGGAGATTGAACAGGGTATCTCCGGGACCGATATAAAGGCCGGGCTTCTCAAGTCGGCCAGCGATATACTGGGCGTAACGCCGGACGCGGAAATCATGCTGCGCGGCGTGGCCCGGGCCCACCTCCGCACCGGCGTCCCGATCGCGCTGCATTCCTATTCACCGGGCCAGATCGGCCGGCAGCAGCTGGAGATCCTGAAAGAGGAGGGTGTAAACCTGAGCCGGGTCAAGCTGGACCATTCCAATGACACGACTGACGTGGAGTATCTGACCTGGCTTCTTGACCAGGGATGCTTTCTCGGACTGGACCGTTACCCGGGATGGAACGTCAGCCCGCTGGCCCGCACCAGGACCATGAAGGCGCTCCTGGACGCGGGGTACGCGGACCGGCTCTGTCCTTCTCATGACGGGAGCATCATCCGGATCATGGCGGCCAATCCTTTGATCTCGGAGGAG
Proteins encoded in this window:
- a CDS encoding phosphotriesterase-related protein, which gives rise to MAIINSVLGPLDTTDLGFTLMHEHIMVAAAGVYQDYPELLGSNLMDLAVEGLIKAKEGGVDTVVDLTTLDLGRNIELLAEASRCSGVNIIACAGWWLDVPRFFAGVSADQMAGMFIREIEQGISGTDIKAGLLKSASDILGVTPDAEIMLRGVARAHLRTGVPIALHSYSPGQIGRQQLEILKEEGVNLSRVKLDHSNDTTDVEYLTWLLDQGCFLGLDRYPGWNVSPLARTRTMKALLDAGYADRLCPSHDGSIIRIMAANPLISEEERLRRNPHGFLYIKKVVFPQLRDMGVSEEVLRSLCVDGPRNFFEGA